The Tenrec ecaudatus isolate mTenEca1 chromosome 14, mTenEca1.hap1, whole genome shotgun sequence genome contains a region encoding:
- the LOC142426107 gene encoding olfactory receptor 11H4-like, which yields MANMCVRHRFSIAFLGSKTTCVTVFSLLSTALGFMNSSVTSTVTEFVLLGLPGGQDMQIFFFSLFLGIYVFTITGNGAIVCAVRWDQRLHTPMYILLGNFAFLEIWYTTSTVPSMLANSLSETKTISFVGCFLQFYFFTSLATTETYFLCIMAYDRYLAICHPLHYPAIMTLQFCCILMSLCWVFGFLSYSVSTVQLSQLVFCGPNIIDHFLCDMDPLMALSCAPSPVTEIVFYILSSLIIILTLLYILGSYTLLLIAVFKVPSAAGRRKAFSTCGSHLTVVCLFFGALLVMYMSPTFDIPAEIQKIITLFYTVITPFLNPLIYSLRNKEMKAALKKLLRLE from the coding sequence ATGGCTAACATGTGTGTCAGGCATAGGTTTTCTATAGCTTTCTTGGGTAGCAAAACAACTTGTGTAACAGTGTTCTCTCTTTTGTCTACAGCCCTGGGATTCATGAACAGTTCAGTGACAAGCACCGTAACTGAGTTTGTCCTCCTAGGCTTACCTGGTGGCCAAGACATGCAAATCTTCTTCTTCTCCCTGTTCCTCGGAATCTATGTGTTCACCATCACAGGAAACGGTGCCATTGTCTGTGCTGTGAGGTGGGACCAACGACTCCACACCCCGATGTATATTCTCCTAGGGAACTTTGCTTTCCTGGAAATCTGGTACACGACTTCCACGGTGCCCAGCATGCTGGCGAATTCCCTCTCAGAGACAAAAACCATCTCCTTTGTTGGCTGTTTCCTTCAGTTCTATTTCTTCACTTCCCTTGCTACAACTGAAACATACTTTCTCTGCATCATGGCATATGATCGATACCTTGCCATCTGCCACCCACTACACTACCCTGCCATTATGACCCTACAGTTCTGCTGTATTTTGATGTCCCTTTGCTGGGTATTTGGGTTTCTTAGTTACTCAGTCTCCACAGTGCAACTCTCCCAATTGGTTTTCTGTGGGCCCAACATCATTGATCACTTTTTGTGTGACATGGACCCACTGATGGCTCTATCCTGTGCTCCATCTCCTGTCACGGAGATTGTGTTCTATATCCTGAGCTCCCTCATTATCATCCTCACTCTGCTGTATATCCTTGGCTCCTATACCCTTTTACTGATAGCTGTATTCAAAGTCCCTTCAGCAGCTGGCCGAAGAAAGGCCTTTTCCACCTGTGGATCACATCTGACAGTGGTGTGTTTATTCTTTGGGGCGCTCTTGGTAATGTATATGAGCCCCACATTTGATATCCCAgctgaaattcagaagattataaCTTTGTTCTATACTGTGATCACTCCCTTCTTAAACCCTCTGATTTACAGCTTACGAAACAAGGAGATGAAGGCTGCACTGAAGAAACTCTTGAGGTTAGAATGA
- the LOC142426180 gene encoding olfactory receptor 11H7-like, protein MNKSEVSTVTHFVLLGFPGPWEMQILLFWIILSIYILTLTGNMAIIGAVRWDPRLHTPMYVLLANFSFLELCYVTCTVPKMLANFLSKTKTISFSGCFTQFYFFFALGTTECFFLCIIAYDRYLAICYPLHYPSIMTVRLCGILVSLCWLIGFLGHLIPISFISQLPFFGPNIIDHVLCDMNPLIALSYVPGPIIEHVFHFVCTLFIIVTLFYILGSYVLVLRSVLQVPSSGGRRKAFSTCGSHLVVVSLFYGTIIVMYVSPTSGNSVAVQKIITLIYSVVTPALNPIINSF, encoded by the coding sequence ATGAATAAGTCAGAGGTATCTACTGTAACACACTTTGTCCTGCTAGGCTTTCCTGGCCCTTGGGAAATGCAGATTCTTCTTTTCTGGATAATTTTGTCTATCTACATCTTGACTCTGACTGGGAATATGGCCATCATTGGTGCAGTGAGATGGGACCCACGACTCCATACTCCCATGTATGTGCTCCTGGCCAACTTCTCCTTCCTTGAGCTTTGTTATGTGACCTGCACAGTTCCCAAGATGCTGGCTAACTTTCTTTCCAAAACCAAGACCATTTCGTTCTCTGGCTGCTTCActcaattttatttcttctttgcccTGGGAACAACTGAATGCTTCTTCCTTTGTATAATTGCTTATGACCGGTACCTGGCCATCTGCTACCCACTGCATTACCCCTCCATCATGACTGTGCGGCTCTGTGGTATTCTGGTGTCTCTTTGTTGGCTCATTGGTTTCCTTGGACATTTAATTCCCATTTCATTCATTTCTCAACTACCTTTCTTTGGTCCTAATATCATTGATCATGTCCTATGTGATATGAACCCATTGATAGCTCTGTCCTATGTCCCTGGACCCATCATAGAGCATGTATTTCACTTTGTGTGCACTCTGTTTATCATTGTCACACTTTTCTACATCCTTGGATCCTATGTCTTAGTGCTCAGATCTGTACTTCAAGTTCCTTCTTCAGGGGGTCGGCGAAAGGCCTTCTCTACCTGTGGATCCCACCTGGTGGTGGTGTCCCTGTTCTACGGAACCATAATAGTGATGTATGTGTCTCCCACTTCTGGCAATTCAGTTGCTGTACAAAAGATCATCACACTGATATACTCTGTAGTTACACCTGCTTTAAACCCCATAATCAACAGCTTctga